In one Pseudomonas purpurea genomic region, the following are encoded:
- a CDS encoding WbuC family cupin fold metalloprotein: MTTPSFLDQTLFTELAEKAAANPRGRQHHNFHQMEEPCHRMAVGLQPATYIPPHRHLSDDKAETLLVLQGRLGVLIFDEAGQVVAKRVLQGGGDTLGVDLPAGVYHGLVVLEANSVMFECKSGPYRPVGEGEHAHWAPREGEPGVAEYHAWMRAQFD; encoded by the coding sequence ATGACAACGCCCAGCTTTCTCGATCAAACACTGTTTACCGAATTGGCCGAGAAAGCGGCGGCCAACCCCCGTGGCCGGCAGCATCACAACTTCCACCAGATGGAAGAGCCGTGCCACCGGATGGCGGTCGGCTTGCAGCCGGCCACCTATATTCCGCCTCACCGGCATTTGAGTGACGACAAGGCAGAAACCCTGCTCGTCCTTCAGGGGCGCCTGGGCGTGCTGATCTTCGACGAGGCGGGGCAGGTTGTCGCCAAGCGGGTCTTGCAGGGCGGTGGCGATACTTTGGGGGTGGATTTGCCTGCGGGCGTCTACCACGGCCTGGTGGTGCTGGAAGCGAACAGCGTGATGTTCGAGTGCAAGTCCGGTCCTTATCGGCCGGTGGGCGAGGGTGAGCATGCTCACTGGGCGCCCCGCGAAGGTGAGCCTGGCGTTGCCGAGTACCACGCCTGGATGCGCGCGCAGTTCGACTGA
- a CDS encoding hypoxanthine-guanine phosphoribosyltransferase — protein sequence MSADLEHIRQIMREADCLYTEAEVEAAIARVGAHINEELAERNPVVFCVMNGGLIFSGKLLTHLKFPLEASYLHATRYRNETSGGELFWKSKPEVSFIDRDVLIIDDILDEGHTLGAIIDFCKHAGARAVHTAVLIDKDHDRKARPDLKADYVGLPCIDRYIFGYGMDYKGYWRNAAGIFAVKGM from the coding sequence ATGTCCGCTGATCTCGAGCATATCCGTCAAATCATGCGAGAGGCTGACTGCCTGTACACCGAAGCTGAAGTCGAGGCGGCCATCGCCCGCGTCGGTGCACACATCAACGAAGAACTCGCTGAGCGCAATCCGGTGGTGTTCTGTGTGATGAACGGCGGCCTGATTTTCTCCGGCAAGCTGCTCACCCATCTGAAGTTCCCACTGGAAGCGTCCTACCTGCACGCCACCCGCTATCGCAACGAAACCAGCGGCGGCGAGCTATTCTGGAAGTCCAAGCCGGAAGTGTCCTTCATCGACCGTGACGTGCTGATCATCGACGACATCCTCGACGAAGGTCACACCCTGGGCGCGATCATCGACTTCTGCAAACACGCCGGCGCCCGCGCCGTGCACACCGCCGTACTGATCGACAAGGACCACGACCGCAAGGCTCGGCCGGACCTGAAAGCCGATTACGTCGGCCTGCCGTGCATCGACCGCTACATTTTCGGTTATGGCATGGACTACAAAGGCTACTGGCGCAACGCCGCCGGCATCTTCGCCGTCAAAGGAATGTAA
- the upp gene encoding uracil phosphoribosyltransferase has protein sequence MPIREIRHPLIRHKLGLMRRADISTKNFRELAQEVGALLTYEATKDLPLETYDIEGWCGTVSVEKIAGKKITVVPILRAGIGMLEGVLSLIPGAKVSAVGVARDEETLKAHTYLEKLVPEIDERLAMIIDPMLATGSSMVATIDLLKKAGCKDIRAMVLVAAPEGIAAVEQAHPDVTIYTASIDEKLNEHGYIIPGLGDAGDKIFGTKQKDA, from the coding sequence ATGCCCATCCGTGAGATCCGCCATCCGCTGATCCGACACAAACTTGGCCTTATGCGCCGCGCAGACATTAGCACGAAGAATTTCCGTGAGCTTGCTCAGGAAGTCGGGGCGCTACTGACCTACGAGGCCACCAAAGACCTGCCCCTTGAAACCTATGACATTGAAGGCTGGTGCGGCACCGTATCGGTTGAAAAAATCGCCGGCAAGAAAATCACCGTCGTACCGATCCTGCGCGCCGGAATCGGCATGCTCGAAGGTGTCCTGAGCCTGATCCCGGGCGCCAAGGTCAGCGCTGTCGGCGTGGCCCGCGACGAAGAAACCCTGAAGGCTCATACCTACCTGGAGAAACTGGTCCCGGAGATCGACGAACGCCTGGCCATGATCATCGACCCGATGCTCGCCACCGGCAGTTCCATGGTCGCCACCATCGACCTGCTGAAGAAGGCCGGTTGCAAGGACATCCGTGCGATGGTTCTGGTGGCCGCGCCTGAAGGTATCGCAGCAGTCGAGCAAGCTCACCCGGACGTGACCATCTACACCGCCTCCATCGATGAGAAGCTGAACGAACACGGCTACATCATTCCTGGCCTGGGCGATGCTGGCGACAAGATCTTCGGCACCAAGCAGAAGGACGCGTGA
- a CDS encoding uracil-xanthine permease family protein, producing MQDEFNDPLWRQILSGAQMLFVAFGALVLMPLITGLDPNVALFTAGLGTLLFQVVTGRQVPVFLASSFAFITPIILAKGQFGLAATMGGVMAAGFVYTFLGLAVKIKGTGFIDRLLPPVVIGPVIISIGLAMAPIAANMAMGKAGDGTELIPYQTAMLISMPALLTTLIVAVFGKGIFRLVPIISGVLVGFGMAFFFGVVDTAKIAAAPWFALPHFTAPEFNWQAILFIVPVALAPAIEHIGGVIAVGSVTGRDYLKKPGLHRTLFGDGIATTAAGLLGGPPNTTYAEVTGAVMLTKNYNPKIMTWAAIFAISLAFIGKFGALLQSIPVPVMGGILCLLFGSIAAVGMNTMIRHKIDLSEARNLVIVSVTLVFGIGGVLVGTGTGPDDFGLKGIALCAIVAIALNLILPGNDGWKKKQPDEPLL from the coding sequence ATGCAGGATGAGTTCAACGACCCGCTCTGGCGCCAGATTCTTTCTGGCGCGCAGATGCTGTTCGTGGCGTTTGGCGCGTTGGTGTTGATGCCGCTGATTACCGGCCTCGACCCGAATGTCGCGCTGTTCACGGCGGGCCTCGGGACTCTGCTGTTCCAGGTGGTCACCGGACGGCAAGTGCCGGTGTTCCTGGCGTCGAGTTTTGCCTTCATCACCCCGATCATTCTCGCCAAGGGCCAGTTCGGCCTCGCGGCGACCATGGGCGGCGTGATGGCGGCCGGTTTCGTTTACACCTTTCTCGGCCTGGCCGTGAAGATCAAGGGCACCGGTTTCATCGACCGTCTGCTGCCACCCGTGGTGATTGGCCCGGTGATTATCTCCATCGGCCTGGCCATGGCGCCGATTGCCGCGAACATGGCGATGGGCAAGGCCGGCGACGGTACCGAACTGATCCCTTACCAAACGGCGATGTTGATCTCCATGCCGGCGCTGCTGACCACGTTGATCGTGGCCGTGTTCGGCAAAGGCATCTTCCGCCTCGTGCCGATCATTTCGGGCGTGCTGGTCGGGTTTGGCATGGCGTTTTTCTTCGGCGTCGTCGACACCGCGAAAATCGCTGCCGCGCCCTGGTTTGCACTGCCGCACTTCACCGCACCGGAGTTCAACTGGCAGGCCATTCTGTTCATTGTCCCGGTGGCGCTGGCCCCGGCCATCGAGCACATTGGCGGCGTGATTGCCGTCGGCAGCGTGACCGGTCGTGATTACCTGAAAAAACCAGGCCTGCACCGCACGCTGTTTGGTGACGGTATCGCTACCACCGCGGCCGGGCTGCTCGGCGGCCCACCCAACACCACCTACGCCGAAGTCACAGGCGCGGTGATGCTGACCAAAAACTACAACCCGAAAATCATGACCTGGGCGGCGATCTTCGCCATCAGCCTGGCGTTTATCGGCAAGTTCGGTGCGCTGCTGCAAAGCATCCCGGTGCCGGTGATGGGCGGGATTCTGTGCCTGTTGTTCGGTTCGATTGCCGCGGTGGGCATGAACACCATGATCCGCCACAAGATCGACCTGAGCGAGGCGCGCAATCTGGTGATTGTATCGGTCACGTTGGTGTTCGGGATTGGCGGTGTACTGGTTGGCACCGGCACCGGCCCGGATGACTTTGGCCTCAAGGGCATCGCGTTGTGCGCCATTGTGGCGATTGCGTTGAACCTGATCCTGCCGGGCAATGATGGCTGGAAGAAAAAACAGCCGGATGAGCCGTTGCTCTAA
- the hemH gene encoding ferrochelatase: MTDHALLLVNLGSPASTKVADVRSYLNQFLMDPYVIDLPWPVRRLLVSLILIKRPEQSAHAYASIWWDEGSPLVVLSRRLQQVMSARWTQGPVELAMRYGEPSIESVLTRMAGQGIKKITLAPLYPQFADSTVTTVIEEAKRVVREKQLDVQFSILQPFYDQPEYLDALVASARPHLEQDYDHLLLSFHGLPERHLKKLNPGHTFEGHGDCCAGAPAEVIATCYRGQCLRTAAAFARRLGLPEGKWSVSFQSRLGRAKWIEPYTEARLDELARQGVKKILVMCPAFVADCIETLEEIGDRGLEQFREAGGEELVLVPCLNDNPDWAKALSTLCERAPLAL, encoded by the coding sequence ATGACCGATCACGCGTTGCTCCTGGTCAACCTGGGTTCGCCGGCTTCCACGAAGGTGGCGGACGTACGCAGCTACCTCAATCAATTTCTGATGGACCCTTACGTCATCGACCTGCCATGGCCGGTGCGGCGTTTGCTGGTCTCGCTGATTTTGATCAAGCGCCCCGAGCAATCGGCTCATGCCTATGCGTCCATCTGGTGGGACGAGGGTTCGCCGCTGGTGGTCCTCAGCCGCCGTTTGCAACAGGTCATGAGCGCCCGGTGGACCCAGGGGCCGGTGGAGTTGGCGATGCGCTACGGCGAGCCGTCGATCGAGTCGGTACTCACGCGTATGGCTGGGCAGGGCATCAAGAAAATCACCCTTGCTCCGCTGTATCCACAGTTCGCCGACAGTACCGTGACCACGGTGATCGAAGAAGCGAAGCGGGTGGTGCGCGAGAAGCAACTGGATGTGCAGTTTTCGATTCTTCAGCCGTTTTACGATCAACCGGAATACCTTGATGCATTAGTCGCCAGCGCCAGGCCTCACCTGGAGCAGGATTACGATCACCTGCTGCTCAGCTTCCACGGTTTGCCGGAGCGGCACCTGAAGAAGCTCAACCCGGGCCACACCTTCGAAGGCCATGGTGATTGCTGTGCCGGAGCGCCGGCGGAAGTGATTGCGACGTGTTATCGCGGCCAGTGCTTGCGCACCGCTGCCGCGTTTGCGCGACGCCTGGGGTTGCCAGAGGGCAAGTGGTCGGTGTCGTTCCAGTCGCGACTGGGCCGCGCCAAGTGGATCGAGCCCTACACCGAAGCGCGCCTCGATGAGTTGGCCCGGCAAGGCGTGAAGAAGATCCTGGTGATGTGCCCGGCGTTTGTCGCCGATTGCATCGAGACCCTGGAGGAGATCGGTGATCGCGGCCTGGAGCAGTTCCGCGAGGCGGGAGGCGAGGAGTTGGTGCTGGTGCCGTGCCTCAATGACAACCCGGACTGGGCGAAGGCGTTGAGCACGTTGTGCGAAAGGGCGCCGCTGGCGTTGTAG
- a CDS encoding TIGR01777 family oxidoreductase has translation MHILLTGGTGLIGRQLCRHWLSRGHTLTVWSRSPGLVARVCGAQVRGIARLEDLGAEPVDAVINLAGAPIGDRHWTHKRKALLWSSRIGLTETLLAWLESRAQKPSVLISGSAVGWYGDGGERELTEDTSPVSEDFASQLCIAWEETAQRAEALGIRVVHVRTGLVLSAEGGFLSRLLLPFKLALGGPIGSGRQWMPWIHINDQIALIDFLLHRNDTSGPYNACAPKPVRNREFAKTLGSVLHRPAIMPMPAFALRLGLGELSQLLLGGQRATPARLLAAGFTFQFTDLRAALDDLSSRL, from the coding sequence ATGCACATATTGCTGACCGGCGGTACTGGATTGATAGGACGTCAGCTCTGCCGACACTGGTTGAGTCGCGGTCATACGTTGACGGTGTGGAGTCGCAGCCCAGGGCTCGTGGCCCGCGTGTGTGGCGCGCAAGTGCGCGGGATCGCGCGCCTGGAAGACCTCGGCGCGGAACCGGTCGATGCGGTGATCAACCTGGCTGGCGCGCCCATTGGCGATCGTCACTGGACGCACAAACGCAAGGCGTTGCTGTGGAGCAGCCGAATCGGGCTCACCGAAACCTTGCTGGCGTGGCTGGAAAGCCGCGCACAAAAGCCTTCGGTGCTGATTTCCGGGTCGGCGGTAGGCTGGTATGGCGACGGCGGTGAACGAGAGTTGACCGAGGACACTTCGCCGGTCAGCGAAGATTTCGCCAGTCAGTTGTGCATTGCCTGGGAAGAAACCGCGCAACGTGCCGAGGCGCTAGGCATCCGAGTGGTGCACGTGCGCACCGGTTTGGTGCTGTCGGCCGAGGGGGGCTTTTTGTCACGGCTGTTGCTGCCGTTCAAGCTGGCCTTGGGCGGCCCGATCGGCAGTGGCCGGCAGTGGATGCCGTGGATTCATATCAACGATCAAATTGCCCTGATAGATTTTCTCCTGCATCGCAATGACACCAGCGGTCCTTATAATGCCTGCGCCCCGAAACCGGTGCGTAATCGCGAGTTTGCCAAGACGTTGGGCAGCGTATTGCACCGGCCGGCGATTATGCCGATGCCAGCCTTTGCGTTGCGGCTGGGGCTTGGCGAGTTATCGCAGTTGCTGTTGGGCGGTCAGCGGGCGACACCGGCGCGGTTGCTGGCGGCGGGTTTCACTTTCCAGTTCACTGATTTGCGCGCGGCGTTGGACGATCTGTCCAGCCGCCTTTAG
- a CDS encoding FAD-dependent oxidoreductase, whose amino-acid sequence MTVPIAIIGTGIAGLSAAQALSEAGHVVQLFDKSRGSGGRMSSKRSDAGALDMGAQYFTARDRRFVTEVQRWQANGWVAEWAPQLYTYQGGLLSLSPDEQTRWVGTPRMSAITRALLGDLEVHFACRITEVYRGEEHWHLQDAEGFTHGPFGHVIIATPAPQATALLAAAPKLAGAAAGVKMDPTWAIALAFDTPLDTPMEGCFVQDSPLDWLARNRSKPGRDTQLDTWVLHATSAWSRQHIDLPKEAVIEQLHGAFAELLHSAMPAPTFSLAHRWLYARPASSHEWGALADADLGLYVCGDWCLSGRVEGAWLSGQEAARRLHQHLQ is encoded by the coding sequence ATGACTGTACCCATCGCAATCATCGGCACCGGCATCGCCGGACTCTCCGCCGCCCAAGCCCTCAGTGAGGCCGGCCATGTCGTACAGCTGTTCGACAAAAGCCGAGGCAGCGGTGGCCGCATGTCCAGCAAGCGCAGTGATGCTGGTGCGCTGGACATGGGCGCGCAGTACTTCACCGCGCGCGATCGCCGCTTTGTCACCGAAGTGCAGCGCTGGCAAGCCAATGGATGGGTCGCCGAATGGGCGCCGCAACTTTATACCTACCAGGGCGGCCTGCTCAGCCTGTCGCCGGACGAGCAGACCCGCTGGGTCGGAACCCCACGCATGAGCGCCATCACCCGCGCCCTGCTCGGCGATCTCGAAGTGCATTTCGCCTGCCGGATCACGGAAGTGTATCGCGGCGAAGAACACTGGCACCTGCAGGACGCGGAGGGCTTCACCCACGGGCCCTTCGGGCACGTCATCATCGCCACTCCGGCCCCTCAGGCCACCGCCCTTCTGGCCGCTGCGCCGAAACTTGCCGGGGCCGCCGCCGGGGTAAAAATGGACCCGACCTGGGCCATCGCCCTCGCGTTCGACACGCCGCTGGATACCCCGATGGAAGGCTGCTTCGTGCAGGACAGCCCGCTGGACTGGCTGGCGCGCAACCGCAGCAAACCGGGGCGCGACACCCAGCTCGACACCTGGGTGCTGCACGCCACCAGCGCCTGGAGCCGACAACACATTGACCTGCCCAAGGAAGCCGTGATCGAGCAACTGCACGGCGCATTCGCAGAGTTGCTGCACAGCGCCATGCCCGCCCCGACCTTCAGCCTCGCCCACCGCTGGCTCTACGCCCGCCCGGCAAGCAGTCACGAATGGGGGGCGCTGGCCGATGCCGATCTGGGCCTGTACGTGTGCGGCGACTGGTGCTTGTCCGGTCGCGTCGAAGGGGCCTGGCTCAGCGGCCAGGAAGCCGCTCGGCGCCTGCATCAACACCTGCAATGA
- a CDS encoding DUF523 and DUF1722 domain-containing protein, whose protein sequence is MPSDSTSKPKIAISACLMGAEVRYNGGHKESRLCSRTLTDYFEFIPVCPEVAIGLGIPREPIRLVGNPKDPLALGTVHPDLNVTQPLADYGQQMAGELGDICGYIFMQKSPSCGLDRVKVYHANGSPVDGGGRGIYAQAFCARHPDLPVEEDGRLNDPVLRENFLTRVFVYAAWQQLLQQGLSRRALTDFHSRYKYLLMAHHPLQYKTLGNLLGNMGKRDPEELGPRYFSELMAALKKCATRRTHTNVLQHLSGYFKQAISAEDKQEVQHVIAQYRHGIVPLVVPLTLLKHHLRQHPDPYVAQQVYLQPHPENLSLRNAI, encoded by the coding sequence ATGCCCAGCGATTCCACCAGCAAACCCAAAATCGCCATCAGTGCCTGCCTGATGGGGGCCGAGGTCCGCTATAACGGTGGCCACAAGGAATCGCGCCTGTGCAGCCGCACCCTCACTGACTATTTCGAATTCATTCCGGTCTGCCCGGAAGTCGCCATCGGCCTGGGTATTCCCCGCGAGCCGATCCGGCTGGTGGGTAACCCAAAAGATCCACTGGCGCTGGGCACGGTCCATCCCGACCTCAACGTGACCCAGCCCCTGGCCGACTACGGCCAGCAGATGGCTGGCGAGCTGGGGGATATCTGCGGCTACATCTTCATGCAAAAATCGCCGTCCTGCGGGCTGGACCGGGTCAAGGTCTACCACGCCAACGGCAGCCCGGTGGACGGTGGCGGACGCGGTATCTATGCCCAGGCGTTCTGCGCCCGGCACCCGGATTTACCGGTCGAAGAAGACGGCCGCCTCAACGACCCGGTACTTCGGGAAAACTTCCTGACCCGCGTGTTTGTCTACGCTGCCTGGCAACAGCTGTTGCAACAAGGCTTGAGTCGTCGCGCCCTGACCGACTTTCACTCGCGCTACAAATACCTGCTGATGGCCCACCATCCGCTGCAATACAAAACCCTGGGCAACCTGTTGGGCAACATGGGCAAGCGCGATCCCGAAGAACTCGGCCCACGCTATTTCAGCGAACTGATGGCCGCTCTGAAAAAGTGCGCCACCCGTCGCACCCACACCAACGTTCTGCAACACCTCAGTGGTTACTTCAAGCAAGCCATCAGCGCCGAAGATAAACAGGAGGTGCAGCACGTCATCGCCCAGTATCGCCACGGCATCGTGCCGCTGGTGGTGCCGTTGACGCTGCTCAAGCACCACTTGCGGCAACACCCCGATCCGTACGTGGCGCAACAGGTCTATCTGCAACCGCACCCGGAAAATCTCAGCCTGCGAAATGCGATTTAA
- a CDS encoding MerR family transcriptional regulator gives MNNTPDTPACEDQGADLQKALDDGWLPIREVARQTGVNAVTLRAWERRYGLIVPHRTAKGHRLFSAEHVQRIHNILVWLNRGVTVSQVKPLLDTSPLTESVGNDWQVLRIRLIQAISQLAERQVDDTFNQAMSLYPPRTLCAQLLMPLLAELQQRWQGQFSAQMERVFFYSWLRSKLGARIYHNNRQLRGAPWLLINQSDLALEPHLWLSAWLISSTDCPVEVFDWPLPLGELALAVEHLHARGVLLYSSKAINLNPLTKLLSGVSCPTLIAGPTVCIHHAELSASTSEIAGLFLAPDPLSAHQELIERGLI, from the coding sequence ATGAACAACACACCTGACACGCCTGCCTGCGAAGACCAGGGCGCCGATCTCCAGAAAGCGCTCGATGATGGCTGGCTGCCGATCCGCGAGGTAGCCCGGCAGACCGGCGTCAACGCCGTGACCCTGCGCGCCTGGGAGCGCCGCTATGGCTTGATCGTGCCCCATCGCACAGCCAAGGGGCATCGGCTGTTTTCCGCTGAACACGTGCAACGCATCCACAACATCCTCGTCTGGCTCAATCGCGGCGTGACCGTCAGCCAGGTCAAGCCATTGCTCGACACCTCTCCCCTGACCGAATCGGTGGGGAACGATTGGCAAGTGCTGCGCATCCGCCTGATACAGGCCATCAGCCAATTGGCCGAGCGTCAGGTCGACGACACGTTCAACCAGGCCATGTCGCTGTATCCGCCACGCACCTTGTGCGCGCAACTGCTGATGCCCCTGCTGGCCGAACTCCAGCAGCGCTGGCAAGGGCAATTCAGTGCGCAAATGGAGCGGGTGTTTTTCTACTCCTGGCTACGCAGCAAATTGGGCGCACGCATCTACCACAACAACCGCCAGTTGCGTGGCGCGCCGTGGCTGCTGATCAACCAGTCCGACCTGGCACTCGAACCCCACCTGTGGCTGAGTGCCTGGCTGATCAGCAGCACCGATTGCCCCGTGGAAGTTTTTGACTGGCCCCTGCCACTGGGTGAACTGGCACTGGCGGTCGAACACCTGCACGCTCGGGGGGTGCTGCTTTATTCGAGTAAAGCCATCAATCTCAACCCGCTGACGAAACTACTCAGCGGCGTCAGTTGCCCAACACTCATTGCCGGCCCCACGGTGTGTATCCACCATGCCGAGTTGTCCGCAAGCACATCAGAGATCGCCGGTTTGTTCCTGGCGCCCGACCCGTTGTCGGCGCATCAGGAGCTGATAGAGCGTGGACTTATTTAA
- the phrB gene encoding deoxyribodipyrimidine photo-lyase, whose product MQLIWLRSDLRLHDNTALAAAAARGPSVTVYLISPEQWLAHDDAACKVDFWLRNLSLLSQALNHLNIPLLIRRAPHWDDAPGVLARLCRELKAQALHVNEEYGIHESRRDLAVARAVEAQGCTFHSYLDQLLFKPGSVLTKTGTCFQVFSQFRKVCYSRLHGSLPNLIAAPNAQAATGINPDPVPSQVEGFATPDEPVRQLWPAGEAEARRRLETFADQQIDYYQSERDFPARPGTSQLSAYLAAGVISPRQCLHAALQTNQGEFDSGNVGAVTWINELLWREFYKHILVGYPRVSRHRAFRPETEALAWRDAPEELAAWKEARTGLPIIDAAMRQLLETGWMHNRLRMVVAMFLTKNLLIDWREGERFFMQHLIDGDLAANNGGWQWSSSTGTDSAPYFRIFNPLSQSAKFDADGLFIKHWMPELAGLNKKDIHNPAAMGGLFGVANYPLPIVNLSTSRERALAAFKNLPSRLDAGGVYE is encoded by the coding sequence ATGCAATTGATCTGGCTGCGCAGCGACCTGCGCCTACATGACAACACCGCCCTCGCGGCCGCCGCAGCACGCGGCCCGAGCGTCACCGTGTACCTGATAAGCCCGGAGCAATGGCTGGCCCATGACGATGCCGCGTGCAAAGTGGATTTCTGGCTGCGCAACCTGAGCCTGCTGAGCCAGGCCCTGAACCACCTGAACATTCCCCTGTTGATCCGCCGTGCGCCGCACTGGGATGACGCACCCGGCGTGCTGGCTCGGCTCTGTCGGGAGTTAAAGGCCCAGGCACTGCACGTCAACGAGGAATACGGCATTCACGAGTCCCGCCGGGACCTGGCGGTGGCTCGCGCCGTCGAAGCGCAGGGCTGCACCTTCCACAGTTACCTGGATCAGTTGCTGTTCAAACCCGGCTCGGTACTGACCAAAACCGGCACCTGTTTCCAGGTCTTCAGTCAGTTCCGCAAAGTCTGTTATTCCCGCTTGCACGGATCGTTACCGAACCTGATTGCCGCGCCCAACGCTCAAGCCGCGACCGGCATCAACCCTGATCCCGTGCCGTCACAGGTCGAAGGTTTTGCCACGCCCGACGAACCTGTGCGCCAGCTCTGGCCGGCCGGTGAGGCCGAGGCCCGGCGACGCCTCGAGACTTTCGCCGATCAACAGATCGACTACTACCAAAGCGAACGCGACTTTCCAGCCAGGCCCGGCACCAGCCAGTTGTCGGCGTATCTGGCTGCCGGGGTCATCTCCCCGCGCCAGTGCCTGCACGCCGCGCTGCAAACCAATCAGGGCGAATTCGACAGCGGCAACGTCGGCGCCGTCACCTGGATCAATGAGCTGCTGTGGCGCGAATTCTACAAACACATTCTGGTGGGCTACCCCCGCGTCTCCCGGCATCGCGCCTTTCGCCCGGAAACCGAAGCCCTGGCCTGGCGCGATGCGCCCGAAGAGTTGGCAGCCTGGAAAGAGGCACGCACCGGCCTGCCGATTATCGACGCGGCGATGCGCCAACTGCTGGAAACCGGCTGGATGCACAACCGGCTGCGGATGGTGGTGGCGATGTTTTTGACCAAGAACCTGTTGATCGACTGGCGCGAAGGCGAGCGCTTTTTCATGCAGCACCTGATCGACGGCGACCTGGCGGCGAACAACGGCGGCTGGCAATGGAGCTCGTCCACCGGGACGGATTCGGCACCTTACTTCCGGATCTTCAACCCCTTGAGCCAGTCGGCTAAATTCGATGCCGACGGGCTGTTCATCAAACACTGGATGCCGGAACTGGCGGGACTGAACAAAAAAGATATCCACAACCCGGCGGCCATGGGCGGGTTGTTTGGCGTGGCCAATTACCCGCTGCCGATAGTCAACCTGAGCACCTCACGCGAACGCGCACTGGCGGCGTTCAAAAACCTGCCTTCACGCCTGGATGCCGGAGGTGTGTATGAGTGA
- a CDS encoding SDR family NAD(P)-dependent oxidoreductase — MNLTTPRRYWLTGASSGLGAALAEELLKSGVHLAVSARTVAPLKALAHRYPGQVLVVPGDLTNSQTVREIGEQIQHDWGSLDTVILNAGTCEYVDAKQLDASIIEHVVRTNLLASSYCIEAALPLLRAGLAPHLVGIASSVTYLPLPRSEAYGASKAGLRYLFESLRIDLAPEGIEVSVVSPGFVDTPLTIGNDFPMPLKWPVDKAARHILEKLKQRPPEIAFPALFMATLWPLSKIPNRIKLAIGKRMVRSSPPIKDQP, encoded by the coding sequence ATGAACCTCACCACGCCACGACGATACTGGTTGACGGGAGCCAGCAGCGGCCTTGGCGCCGCGCTGGCCGAGGAACTGCTGAAATCCGGCGTGCACCTGGCGGTCAGTGCCCGCACGGTCGCACCGCTGAAAGCCTTGGCCCATCGCTATCCGGGACAAGTGCTGGTGGTGCCGGGCGACCTGACCAACAGTCAGACCGTGCGCGAAATCGGCGAACAGATCCAGCACGACTGGGGCTCGCTGGACACCGTAATCCTCAACGCCGGCACCTGTGAGTATGTCGACGCCAAGCAGTTGGACGCCTCGATCATCGAACACGTGGTGCGCACCAACCTGCTCGCCAGCAGCTATTGCATCGAAGCTGCCCTGCCCTTGCTGCGCGCAGGTCTGGCACCGCACCTGGTGGGCATCGCCAGTTCAGTGACGTACTTGCCGCTGCCACGGTCCGAAGCCTACGGCGCCTCGAAGGCCGGCCTGCGCTACCTGTTCGAATCGCTGCGCATTGACCTGGCGCCCGAAGGCATTGAAGTCAGCGTGGTCAGCCCAGGTTTTGTGGACACCCCGCTGACCATCGGGAACGACTTCCCCATGCCGCTGAAGTGGCCGGTCGACAAGGCTGCGCGGCACATCCTCGAAAAACTCAAACAACGCCCTCCGGAAATTGCCTTCCCGGCCCTGTTCATGGCCACGCTCTGGCCACTGTCGAAAATACCCAACCGGATCAAACTGGCGATCGGCAAACGGATGGTCCGCAGTTCACCGCCGATCAAGGATCAGCCGTGA
- a CDS encoding YkgJ family cysteine cluster protein, giving the protein MNTIPLTTIAEPAVTCSTCAACCCQLEVMLITNTGVPERYIDTDDWGGEVMLRLDDGWCAALDRNSMMCTIYEKRPLICREFEMGAPECIDERQGITTAYR; this is encoded by the coding sequence ATGAACACCATCCCCCTCACCACTATCGCTGAACCGGCGGTCACTTGTTCGACCTGCGCGGCGTGCTGCTGCCAGCTCGAAGTGATGCTGATCACCAACACCGGCGTCCCCGAACGCTACATCGACACCGACGACTGGGGCGGGGAAGTCATGCTGCGCCTGGACGACGGCTGGTGCGCCGCGCTGGATCGCAACAGCATGATGTGCACCATCTACGAAAAGCGTCCGCTGATCTGCCGCGAGTTTGAAATGGGCGCGCCTGAGTGCATCGACGAGCGCCAGGGAATTACGACGGCGTACCGCTGA